One region of Armigeres subalbatus isolate Guangzhou_Male chromosome 3, GZ_Asu_2, whole genome shotgun sequence genomic DNA includes:
- the LOC134220053 gene encoding uncharacterized protein LOC134220053 — MFKTRTLGDSHPQKKTVEDRNELDQPMLREHQESQIDECNSHRRVEHEDIEHDPSSLEEHLDEQEQQLLKQLEQLKLRKQRAQVQKYPDQDHPQQAQKHEYSEQQTEYPEHQTQYPKQQDLQQQRYLESEQQHQQYSEQQKPNEQFWAQQQPRSFEIKKQQRRGAPLQQYNILLFGETGAGKSTLINYITNYFLGGSIHKLRIAIPTKHHQATEGWKYSEKDLHDETKSKTSECITYTFTTDVACYNFIDTPGLSDTEGTAKDDEHIMKIMAAAESKGTLSAIIIVVNGTMSRATVNLRNTLTLLKSSVPDVLLKNLVVVLTNCSKSSASFNLKQLNPWKVPNDNVFHMNNSALVKSVHEWREDVEMMDELMEHWKKSMKTIEKITQKIKKLGNKTTSAFKDMRLKRNKIKAELHGILLEVKKLQRMQDQLICAQTAEKDITTDIKKYENYKQTRQVDYVELEAAPYHSTICMKHTTVCHEGCGLSFTSTQGDNIFKGCACMSGANCRVCECDHSTHYHDMKKPVKKTKTVEDILHDVKALHDKHTNKKAQLQKKINSLSSDIDSLKNALDNKEAGIKKCCEELKTLCSYFNFVDELRSVIDTMERDARTLTNMQARQDAEARINNIVHIANQLSATM, encoded by the coding sequence ATGTTCAAAACACGTACATTAGGTGACAGTCATCCTCAGAAAAAGACGGTAGAGGATCGAAATGAACTGGACCAACCAATGCTTAGAGAACATcaagaatcacaaatcgacgaATGTAATTCCCATCGACGAGTTGAACATGAGGATATCGAGCATGATCCAAGTTCACTAGAAGAGCATCTTGATGAACAGGAACAGCAACTATTGAAACAACTGGAGCAACTAAAACTACGAAAACAGAGGGCACAAGTACAAAAATATCCAGACCAAGACCACCCACAGCAGGCGCAAAAACATGAATATTCAGAACAACAAACAGAATATCCGGAACACCAAACTCAATATCCAAAACAACAGGATCTACAACAACAAAGATATCTAGAATCAGAACAGCAGCATCAACAATATTCAGAACAACAGAAgccaaatgaacaattttgGGCTCAACAACAGCCACGTtcgtttgaaataaaaaaacaacaacgGCGCGGGGCACCTCTCCAACAATACAACATTCTGCTGTTTGGGGAAACTGGCGCAGGAAAATCTACGCTTATCAATTATATAACCAACTATTTCCTTGGTGGGTCAATCCACAAGTTGAGAATTGCTATTCCCACCAAGCATCACCAAGCCACAGAAGGATGGAAATATTCCGAAAAGGATCTCCATGATGAAACGAAGAGTAAAACTAGTGAATGTATCACTTATACCTTCACAACGGATGTTGCATGCTACAACTTCATCGATACACCAGGGCTTAGTGACACAGAAGGGACAGCCAAAGACGATGAACACATCATGAAGATCATGGCCGCTGCTGAAAGTAAAGGAACCCTATCTGCCATTATTATTGTCGTTAATGGAACAATGTCGAGGGCAACAGTGAATCTTCGCAACACATTAACTTTGTTGAAGAGTTCGGTTCCTGATGTTCTTCTCAAAAACCTTGTAGTTGTTTTGACCAACTGCTCCAAATCATCAGCCAGCTTTAATTTGAAGCAACTGAATCCATGGAAAGTGCCCAATGATAATGTGTTTCACATGAATAATTCTGCACTTGTTAAATCAGTACACGAATGGAGAGAAGACGTAGAAATGATGGATGAGCTTATGGAGCATTGGAAAAAATCTatgaaaacaattgaaaaaataacacAGAAAATTAAAAAGCTTGGAAATAAAACTACTTCCGCATTCAAAGATATGCGACTGAAAAGAAATAAGATCAAAGCTGAATTGCATGGAATTCTTCTTGAAGTAAAAAAGTTGCAACGCATGCAAGATCAGCTTATTTGCGCACAAACTGCCGAAAAGGATATTACGACcgacataaaaaaatatgaaaattataagCAGACCAGACAAGTTGATTATGTCGAGCTGGAAGCAGCCCCTTATCATAGcactatttgtatgaaacatACCACAGTGTGTCATGAGGGGTGTGGTCTTTCATTCACCTCCACACAAGgagacaatattttcaaaggCTGCGCATGCATGAGTGGTGCCAACTGTCGTGTTTGTGAATGTGATCATTCTACGCATTACCATGATATGAAAAAACCTGTCAAAAAAACGAAAACCGTAGAAGACATTCTTCACGATGTGAAAGCACTGCATGATAAACATACGAATAAGAAGGCTCAATTGCAGAAGAAAATCAATAGCCTGAGCTCGGATATCGATTCGCTAAAAAACGCTCTAGATAATAAGGAAGCTGGAATCAAGAAATGTTGCGAAGAACTCAAGACTCTTTGTTCATATTTCAATTTTGTTGATGAGCTACGAAGTGTAATAGATACTATGGAACGAGATGCCAGAACTTTGACCAACATGCAAGCCAGACAAGATGCCGAGGCTAGAATTAACAATATTGTACACATTGCCAATCAACTTTCGGCGACTATGTGA